A portion of the Drosophila innubila isolate TH190305 chromosome 3L unlocalized genomic scaffold, UK_Dinn_1.0 0_D_3L, whole genome shotgun sequence genome contains these proteins:
- the LOC117786560 gene encoding glutamic acid-rich protein — MRGRGGYIPRGGGTMRGGGGYYNNRNSSNYVNTRTQGNYRPNNGRYENNYHHNNNRYSGGGGGGGSNNDHYDNRNRDKFNNHHNSSSGGRYDSGAGHKRSYDTSRDRNDDRKRPRQDDYRRTSSSNDHNDRPSSSSQNMGSSSSSYHQRSSTGGGGGGGVGGGGGGSSSSYRPRDDSGSQRHQRDSSMGPPKRPLMRSVAGSNYISRPRGSMSIRGGIIRNNMRGIGALRIVRPRINESNDLRTMRRQLLYAAQKDRARLLKIQQLKSSLRRQRQGGNSSANSSDDNDDSDNADKDDDTVKKKKKSNDDDGDDDEDDDANDDKDVADEEEEKKSETTKKSPSKKRNSKTANDDTEVKVNDDKDKDEEDEQQQHEDGNDSKNKNDDDEAKGNTDESGDADKPKEKSKSSSTAEKSTGKKKDKDGGDKSKKSSSKKERSSRKDKDESDEERKERRTTSRHRDEDHSNLRKRTFIKLTCVHCRIKCVTFKEYHYHLNSRTHKNSMRTVALRQRADLQRMRARQRTTQREIEENSKEEYESRYCRLCRLAYRQPKNLHQASEHHKTIKKFLMPYCGSCHLAFKNAMLYENHRCSLEHIRNKARNDESGSEDSVDEREIDLNKFLTVDSVGEIDDDIMDADVDAMLLEAETAQKSTDEETRKRGLIGPEFIKSVDAFYCELCNHYSPKQGDDTLEDYTKKHCLQHSHVKNYLRHKEETEKKSKSEAGDDDDMEAEEEDVKKDSKDTDEAEADEDIELEGKEDEEDYEGEDPDDSHEEKLWEDVDKDLGDLLAEVEPLGHEEDEDESVLNIDIESEKNKPNKDEANGSADESPKETKATPTKTTEKKVGTPIKAAAAEKQETPAAKKATPKAATATKASRPGPASTKRQVLVNLKRTSAATIKAATKPAADSK, encoded by the exons ATGCGTGGACGCGGCGGCTACATTCCACGTGGAGGCGGCACTATGCGCGGCGGCGGCGGCTACTACAACAACCGCAACTCCAGCAATTACGTGAATACGCGTACCCAGGGCAATTATCGTCCCAATAATGGACGCTACGAGAACAACTatcatcataataataatcgcTACAGCGGAggaggcggcggcggcggttCCAATAATGATCACTATGACAATCGCAATCGGGACAAGTTCAACAACCATCATAACTCGAGCTCCGGCGGACGCTATGACTCCGGCGCCGGTCACAAGCGCAGCTAT GATACGTCACGCGACCGCAACGATGACCGCAAACGGCCCCGTCAAGAC GATTACCGTCGCACGTCCTCGTCAAATGATCACAATGATCGCCCATCGTCGTCATCGCAGAATATGGGCTCATCATCGTCCAGTTATCATCAACGCAGCAGCACCGGCGGAGGCGGCGgaggtggtgttggtggtggtggcggcggcAGCTCTAGCTCGTATAGGCCACGAGATGATTCGGGCAGTCAGCGACATCAGCGTGACTCGTCAATGGGCCCGCCAAAGCGACCACTAATGCGCAGCGTTGCCGGCAGCAATTATATATCACGCCCGCGGGGCTCAATGTCCATACGCGGCGGCATAATACGCAACAACATGCGCGGCATTGGCGCCTTGAGGATCGTGCGTCCACGGATCAACGAATCCAATGATCTGCGCACTATGCGCCGCCAGCTTCTCTATGCGGCACAAAAAGATCGCGCACGCTTGCTCAAGATACAACAGCTGAAAAG CTCGTTGAGACGTCAACGCCAGGGAGGAAACAGCAGCGCTAATTCTAGCGATGATAACGATGACTCTGATAACGCTGACAAGGATGACGATACTgttaaaaagaagaagaaaagcaaTGACGATGATGGCGACGATGACGAAGACGATGATGCCAACGACGATAAAGATGTCGCcgatgaggaggaggagaagaagaGCGAAACGACTAAAAAGTCGCCAAGCAAGAAGCGTAACAGCAAAACAGCTAACGATGATACCGAGGTCAAGGTCAATGATGATAAGGATAAGGACGAGGAAGatgaacaacagcagcacgaAGATGGTAATGACTCTAAGAATaagaatgatgatgatgaggctAAAGGCAACACCGATGAATCGGGCGATGCCGATAAGCCCAAAGAGAAGAGCAAATCATCAAGTACAGCCGAAAAGTCGACAGGTAAGAAAAAGGACAAAGACGGCGGCGACAAATCAAAGAAATCGTCCAGCAAAAAGGAGCGCTCTTCGCGCAAGGACAAAGATGAGAGCGATGAAGAACGCAAGGAACGTCGCACCACTTCACGTCATCGCGACGAGGATCACAGCAATCTGCGCAAGCGCACCTTTATCAAGCTGACTTGTGTCCATTGTCGCATCAAGTGCGTCACTTTCAAG GAGTACCATTACCATCTGAATTCACGGACACACAAGAACTCGATGCGCACCGTGGCATTGCGCCAGAGAGCCGACTTGCAACGCATGCGCGCCCGTCAACGCACCACACAGCGTGAGATTGAGGAGAACAGCAAGGAGGAGTACGAATCGCGCTATTGCCGCCTTTGTCGTTTGGCATATCGCCAGCCAAAGAACCTCCATCAGGCCTCGGAACACCATAAGACGATCAAGAAGTTCCTGATGCCATACTGTGGCTCCTGTCACTTGGCCTTCAAGAATGCTATGCTGTACGAGAACCATCGCTGCTCGTTGGAGCACATTAGA AATAAGGCGCGCAATGATGAATCTGGATCGGAGGACAGCGTTGATGAGCGTGAAATAGATTTGAATAAATTCCTTACCGTTGATTCGGTAGGCGAGATCGATGATGACATTATGGATGCCGATGTTGATGCCATGTTGCTTGAGGCTGAAACAGCTCAAAAGAGCACGGATGAGGAGACTCGTAAACGCGGTCTCATTGGTCCAGAATTTATCAAATCGGTGGACGCATTCTATTGCGAATTGTGCAATCATTATTCGCCCAAGCAGGGCGATGATACCTTGGAGGACTACACAAAGAAGCATTGCTTGCAACATTCACATGTAAAGAACTATTTACGCCACAAGGAGGAGACCGAGAAGAAGTCCAAGTCGGAAGCCGGTGACGATGATGATATGGAAGCTGAGGAGGAGGATGTCAAAAAGGATTCTAAAGATACTGATGAGGCTGAAGCCGATGAAGACATTGAATTGGAAGGCAAGGAAGATGAAGAAGATTACGAGGGTGAGGATCCCGATGATTCACATGAAGAAAAACTTTGGGAGGATGTGGACAAAGATCTGGGTGATCTCTTGGCCGAAGTGGAGCCATTGGGCCACGAAGAAGACGAAGATGAGTCCGTATTGAATATTGATATTGAAAG CGAGAAGAACAAGCCCAATAAGGACGAAGCCAATGGCAGTGCCGATGAGAGTCCGAAGGAGACAAAGGCTACGCCTACCAAGACAACGGAGAAAAAGGTTGGCACACCAAttaaggcagcagcagctgaaaaGCAGGAGACGCCAGCGGCCAAGAAAGCAACGCCCAAAGCAGCAACCGCTACCAAGGCCAGCCGTCCCGGTCCGGCATCAACGAAACGACAAGTTTTGGTCAATTTGAAACGCACTTCAGCTGCGACAATTAAGGCGGCTACCAAGCCAGCAGCGGATTCAAAATGA
- the LOC117789241 gene encoding uncharacterized Golgi apparatus membrane protein-like protein CG5021 isoform X3, whose product MASATVRNVPLLDDDTIPFGEEDEMRDPSIAGQKYTHPYVTFFHLFFRGASIVIYMFCGWFSDSFITSFVFVVLFLSADFWTVKNISGRLLVGLRWWNYVDDDGKSHWVFESKNGRVNKHEQRIFWLGLILCPLFWGLFFLMALFGLKFKWLLLVMIAIALNAANLYGYVKCNYGASKDLNSAATDFVKTQLFKNAVDMMTKPNAAPPTNVRPTGVV is encoded by the exons ATGGCATCCGCAACGGTAAGAAAT GTGCCACTGCTTGACGATGATACGATACCTTTTGGTGAGGAAGATGAAATGCGCGATCCCAGCATTGCGGGCCAGAAATACAC GCATCCGTATGTCACCTTCTTCCACCTGTTCTTCCGTGGCGCCTCCATCGTTATTTACATGTTCTGCGGATGGTTTAGTGACTCCTTTATTActagttttgttttcgttgtgCTTTTCCTATCTGCCGATTTCTGGACTGTGAAGAATATTTCCGGCCGACTTTTAGTTGGATTACGTTGGTGGAACTACGTCGATGACGATGGCAAGTCACATTGGGTGTTCGAGTCGAAAAAC GGTCGCGTCAACAAGCATGAGCAGCGTATTTTCTGGCTGGGACTTATTCTGTGTCCGCTATTCTGGGGCCTCTTCTTTTTAATGGCGCTCTTTGGACTGAAGTTCAAGTGGCTGCTGTTAGTCATGATTGCCATAGCCCTTAATGCGGCCAATTTGTATGGTTACGTCAAGTGTAACTATGGTGCCAGCAAAGATTTAAACAGCGCCGCCACAGACTTTGTTAAGACACAGCTCTTCAAGAACGCAGTCGACATGATGACTAAACCCAATGCAGCTCCACCGACTAACGTGCGTCCGACCGGCGTTGTGTGA
- the LOC117789241 gene encoding uncharacterized Golgi apparatus membrane protein-like protein CG5021 isoform X1 produces the protein MASATVRNVPLLDDDTIPFGEEDEMRDPSIAGQKYTHPYVTFFHLFFRGASIVIYMFCGWFSDSFITSFVFVVLFLSADFWTVKNISGRLLVGLRWWNYVDDDGKSHWVFESKNSPSYQGRVNKHEQRIFWLGLILCPLFWGLFFLMALFGLKFKWLLLVMIAIALNAANLYGYVKCNYGASKDLNSAATDFVKTQLFKNAVDMMTKPNAAPPTNVRPTGVV, from the exons ATGGCATCCGCAACGGTAAGAAAT GTGCCACTGCTTGACGATGATACGATACCTTTTGGTGAGGAAGATGAAATGCGCGATCCCAGCATTGCGGGCCAGAAATACAC GCATCCGTATGTCACCTTCTTCCACCTGTTCTTCCGTGGCGCCTCCATCGTTATTTACATGTTCTGCGGATGGTTTAGTGACTCCTTTATTActagttttgttttcgttgtgCTTTTCCTATCTGCCGATTTCTGGACTGTGAAGAATATTTCCGGCCGACTTTTAGTTGGATTACGTTGGTGGAACTACGTCGATGACGATGGCAAGTCACATTGGGTGTTCGAGTCGAAAAAC TCTCCATCCTATCAGGGTCGCGTCAACAAGCATGAGCAGCGTATTTTCTGGCTGGGACTTATTCTGTGTCCGCTATTCTGGGGCCTCTTCTTTTTAATGGCGCTCTTTGGACTGAAGTTCAAGTGGCTGCTGTTAGTCATGATTGCCATAGCCCTTAATGCGGCCAATTTGTATGGTTACGTCAAGTGTAACTATGGTGCCAGCAAAGATTTAAACAGCGCCGCCACAGACTTTGTTAAGACACAGCTCTTCAAGAACGCAGTCGACATGATGACTAAACCCAATGCAGCTCCACCGACTAACGTGCGTCCGACCGGCGTTGTGTGA
- the LOC117789241 gene encoding uncharacterized Golgi apparatus membrane protein-like protein CG5021 isoform X2: MASATVPLLDDDTIPFGEEDEMRDPSIAGQKYTHPYVTFFHLFFRGASIVIYMFCGWFSDSFITSFVFVVLFLSADFWTVKNISGRLLVGLRWWNYVDDDGKSHWVFESKNSPSYQGRVNKHEQRIFWLGLILCPLFWGLFFLMALFGLKFKWLLLVMIAIALNAANLYGYVKCNYGASKDLNSAATDFVKTQLFKNAVDMMTKPNAAPPTNVRPTGVV; the protein is encoded by the exons ATGGCATCCGCAACG GTGCCACTGCTTGACGATGATACGATACCTTTTGGTGAGGAAGATGAAATGCGCGATCCCAGCATTGCGGGCCAGAAATACAC GCATCCGTATGTCACCTTCTTCCACCTGTTCTTCCGTGGCGCCTCCATCGTTATTTACATGTTCTGCGGATGGTTTAGTGACTCCTTTATTActagttttgttttcgttgtgCTTTTCCTATCTGCCGATTTCTGGACTGTGAAGAATATTTCCGGCCGACTTTTAGTTGGATTACGTTGGTGGAACTACGTCGATGACGATGGCAAGTCACATTGGGTGTTCGAGTCGAAAAAC TCTCCATCCTATCAGGGTCGCGTCAACAAGCATGAGCAGCGTATTTTCTGGCTGGGACTTATTCTGTGTCCGCTATTCTGGGGCCTCTTCTTTTTAATGGCGCTCTTTGGACTGAAGTTCAAGTGGCTGCTGTTAGTCATGATTGCCATAGCCCTTAATGCGGCCAATTTGTATGGTTACGTCAAGTGTAACTATGGTGCCAGCAAAGATTTAAACAGCGCCGCCACAGACTTTGTTAAGACACAGCTCTTCAAGAACGCAGTCGACATGATGACTAAACCCAATGCAGCTCCACCGACTAACGTGCGTCCGACCGGCGTTGTGTGA
- the LOC117789241 gene encoding uncharacterized Golgi apparatus membrane protein-like protein CG5021 isoform X4: protein MASATVPLLDDDTIPFGEEDEMRDPSIAGQKYTHPYVTFFHLFFRGASIVIYMFCGWFSDSFITSFVFVVLFLSADFWTVKNISGRLLVGLRWWNYVDDDGKSHWVFESKNGRVNKHEQRIFWLGLILCPLFWGLFFLMALFGLKFKWLLLVMIAIALNAANLYGYVKCNYGASKDLNSAATDFVKTQLFKNAVDMMTKPNAAPPTNVRPTGVV, encoded by the exons ATGGCATCCGCAACG GTGCCACTGCTTGACGATGATACGATACCTTTTGGTGAGGAAGATGAAATGCGCGATCCCAGCATTGCGGGCCAGAAATACAC GCATCCGTATGTCACCTTCTTCCACCTGTTCTTCCGTGGCGCCTCCATCGTTATTTACATGTTCTGCGGATGGTTTAGTGACTCCTTTATTActagttttgttttcgttgtgCTTTTCCTATCTGCCGATTTCTGGACTGTGAAGAATATTTCCGGCCGACTTTTAGTTGGATTACGTTGGTGGAACTACGTCGATGACGATGGCAAGTCACATTGGGTGTTCGAGTCGAAAAAC GGTCGCGTCAACAAGCATGAGCAGCGTATTTTCTGGCTGGGACTTATTCTGTGTCCGCTATTCTGGGGCCTCTTCTTTTTAATGGCGCTCTTTGGACTGAAGTTCAAGTGGCTGCTGTTAGTCATGATTGCCATAGCCCTTAATGCGGCCAATTTGTATGGTTACGTCAAGTGTAACTATGGTGCCAGCAAAGATTTAAACAGCGCCGCCACAGACTTTGTTAAGACACAGCTCTTCAAGAACGCAGTCGACATGATGACTAAACCCAATGCAGCTCCACCGACTAACGTGCGTCCGACCGGCGTTGTGTGA
- the LOC117789238 gene encoding UDP-glucose 4-epimerase isoform X1 has protein sequence MAPPTVLVTGGAGYIGSHTVLEMLNAGYNVICVDNLCNAYSGGASKLPEALSRVQEITGKKVNFYRVDITDREQVRSVFQEHKIDMVAHFAALKAVGESCRIPLQYYHNNMTGTNVLLEAMADNNVFKFVYSSSATVYGEPKFLPVTEEHPTGNCTSPYGKTKYFTEEILKDLCKSDKRWAVVSLRYFNPVGAHISGRIGEDPNGEPNNLMPYIAQVAVGRRPRLSVYGSDFPTKDGTGVRDYIHIVDLAEGHLKALDKLRNIAETGFFAFNLGTGVGCSVLELVHAFERASGKKVAYDLVDRRSGDVATCFADAQLAERALGWKATRGIDKMCEDTWRWQSQNPNGYANKYLASLRGNVPFPYAPSTCATFFLLSTVSFCKFLPRSTIPYYVYLIPLIS, from the exons ATGGCACCACCCACTGTCTTGGTCACTGGCGGCGCGGGATACATTGGCTCCCACACAGTGCTGGAAATGCTTAATGCTGGCTATAATGTCATCTGTGTGGACAATCTATGCAATGCGTACAGCGGTGGCGCCTCAAAGTTGCCGGAGGCACTCAGTCGCGTCCAGGAAATCACCGGCAAAAAGGTCAACTTCTATCGTGTGGACATCACGGATCGCGAGCAAGTTCGCTCCGTTTTCCAGGAG CACAAAATCGACATGGTCGCTCACTTTGCCGCCCTCAAGGCTGTTGGCGAATCCTGTCGCATACCACTGCAGTACTATCACAACAACATGACTGGCACCAATGTCCTGCTGGAGGCCATGGCCGACAATAATGTCTTCAAATTTGTGTACAGCTCCAGCGCTACCGTTTACGGTGAACCGAAGTTTCTGCCCGTCACCGAGGAGCATCCAACGGGCAACTGCACATCGCCTTATGGCAAAACCAAATATTTCACAGAGGAGATTCTCAAGGATCTGTGCAAGTCGGATAAG CGTTGGGCGGTTGTCTCGCTGCGTTACTTTAATCCCGTGGGCGCACACATAAGCGGACGCATTGGTGAGGATCCCAATGGTGAGCCCAACAATCTGATGCCCTACATTGCCCAGGTGGCAGTGGGTCGTCGGCCACGTCTCAGTGTCTACGGCAGTGATTTTCCCACTAAGGACGGCACTGGCGTGCGTGACTATATACATATCGTTGATTTGGCTGAGGGTCACCTCAAGGCATTGGACAAGTTGCGCAACATTGCCGAGACGGGTTTCTTCGCCTTCAATCTGGGCACGGGCGTTGGCTGCTCTGTGCTGGAACTGGTGCACGCTTTTGAACGTGCATCCGGCAAGAAGGTCGCCTACGATCTGGTCGATCGTCGTTCGGGAGATGTGGCCACATGCTTTGCGGACGCACAGCTGGCGGAGCGGGCTCTGGGCTGGAAGGCAACGCGTGGCATTGACAAGATGTGCGAGGATACGTGGCGCTGGCAGAGCCAAAATCCCAATGGATATGCCAACAAATA TCTTGCCTCACTGCGTGGCAATGTGCCCTTCCCCTATGCCCCCTCTACGTGTGCCACTTTCTTTCTGTTATCAACTGTATCTTTCTGCAAGTTCCTCCCTCGTTCTACAATACCATATTACGTGTATTTAATTCCTCTAATTAGCTAA
- the LOC117789238 gene encoding UDP-glucose 4-epimerase isoform X2: MAPPTVLVTGGAGYIGSHTVLEMLNAGYNVICVDNLCNAYSGGASKLPEALSRVQEITGKKVNFYRVDITDREQVRSVFQEHKIDMVAHFAALKAVGESCRIPLQYYHNNMTGTNVLLEAMADNNVFKFVYSSSATVYGEPKFLPVTEEHPTGNCTSPYGKTKYFTEEILKDLCKSDKRWAVVSLRYFNPVGAHISGRIGEDPNGEPNNLMPYIAQVAVGRRPRLSVYGSDFPTKDGTGVRDYIHIVDLAEGHLKALDKLRNIAETGFFAFNLGTGVGCSVLELVHAFERASGKKVAYDLVDRRSGDVATCFADAQLAERALGWKATRGIDKMCEDTWRWQSQNPNGYANK, from the exons ATGGCACCACCCACTGTCTTGGTCACTGGCGGCGCGGGATACATTGGCTCCCACACAGTGCTGGAAATGCTTAATGCTGGCTATAATGTCATCTGTGTGGACAATCTATGCAATGCGTACAGCGGTGGCGCCTCAAAGTTGCCGGAGGCACTCAGTCGCGTCCAGGAAATCACCGGCAAAAAGGTCAACTTCTATCGTGTGGACATCACGGATCGCGAGCAAGTTCGCTCCGTTTTCCAGGAG CACAAAATCGACATGGTCGCTCACTTTGCCGCCCTCAAGGCTGTTGGCGAATCCTGTCGCATACCACTGCAGTACTATCACAACAACATGACTGGCACCAATGTCCTGCTGGAGGCCATGGCCGACAATAATGTCTTCAAATTTGTGTACAGCTCCAGCGCTACCGTTTACGGTGAACCGAAGTTTCTGCCCGTCACCGAGGAGCATCCAACGGGCAACTGCACATCGCCTTATGGCAAAACCAAATATTTCACAGAGGAGATTCTCAAGGATCTGTGCAAGTCGGATAAG CGTTGGGCGGTTGTCTCGCTGCGTTACTTTAATCCCGTGGGCGCACACATAAGCGGACGCATTGGTGAGGATCCCAATGGTGAGCCCAACAATCTGATGCCCTACATTGCCCAGGTGGCAGTGGGTCGTCGGCCACGTCTCAGTGTCTACGGCAGTGATTTTCCCACTAAGGACGGCACTGGCGTGCGTGACTATATACATATCGTTGATTTGGCTGAGGGTCACCTCAAGGCATTGGACAAGTTGCGCAACATTGCCGAGACGGGTTTCTTCGCCTTCAATCTGGGCACGGGCGTTGGCTGCTCTGTGCTGGAACTGGTGCACGCTTTTGAACGTGCATCCGGCAAGAAGGTCGCCTACGATCTGGTCGATCGTCGTTCGGGAGATGTGGCCACATGCTTTGCGGACGCACAGCTGGCGGAGCGGGCTCTGGGCTGGAAGGCAACGCGTGGCATTGACAAGATGTGCGAGGATACGTGGCGCTGGCAGAGCCAAAATCCCAATGGATATGCCAACAAATAG
- the LOC117789242 gene encoding tax1-binding protein 3 homolog, whose protein sequence is MAKMAFQHQAGTAMECLSIPITLHKEKDYDQEGREILKCGFKIGGGIDQDYKKSPQGYTDYGIYVTEVHEGSPAARAGLRIHDKILQCNGYDFTMVTHKKAVSYIRKNPILNMLVARKGVTST, encoded by the exons atGGCGAAAATGGCATTTCAGCATCAGGCCGGCACGGCAATGGAATGTTTAAGC ATTCCCATAACGCTGCATAAGGAGAAAGATTACGATCAGGAGGGCAGAGAGATACTAAAGTGTGGCTTTAAAATAGGTGGCGGCATCGATCAGGATTACAAAAAGAGTCCACAAGGCTACACCGATTAT GGCATCTATGTAACGGAGGTGCACGAGGGCAGTCCAGCTGCCCGGGCAGGTCTACGCATCCACGACAAGATACTGCAATGCAATGGCTACGACTTCACAATGGTCACTCACAAAAAGGCCGTGAGCTACATTAGGAAAAACCCAATACTCAATATGCTAGTGGCTCGCAAGGGAGTCACATCCACATAA
- the LOC117789239 gene encoding mediator of RNA polymerase II transcription subunit 30 gives MWKYGQNQMNQGPQGGQGGPNMMPMGGFMQGGAGMHMSPQQQQHHQMNMMGPGGPGGPGGMQMNPNAGAGGGPPGLMQGMGMSPQHQMQQQQMMQGGVGVPMGNMPQQQANVMQQQMMGPQQGVGMAGSGGPQQQQPNLPQQQQQQQHNPAAGAAGGGGGNNMLAISQPNPHKEINIVQLSRLGQETVQDIASRFQEVFSALKNIQPTSHRDNNTEKKVQEYFRTIRLLFKRVRIIYEKCNDAGMDYMNAESLIPYRDEPDPRIEPSQCDEYRKVLQENQELIETVKLKNRQLREIIDRTRIIIWEINTMLAMRRS, from the coding sequence ATGTGGAAATATGgtcaaaatcaaatgaacCAAGGTCCGCAAGGTGGACAAGGCGGACCGAACATGATGCCCATGGGTGGCTTTATGCAGGGTGGAGCTGGCATGCATATGTcaccgcagcagcaacaacatcaccaGATGAACATGATGGGTCCCGGTGGACCGGGAGGACCCGGCGGCATGCAAATGAATCCGAATGCAGGTGCTGGGGGTGGACCGCCTGGTCTAATGCAAGGCATGGGTATGTCTCCACAGCACcagatgcagcagcagcaaatgatGCAAGGAGGCGTCGGCGTACCAATGGGAAATATGCCGCAGCAACAAGCGAATgtaatgcaacaacaaatgatggGTCCACAGCAAGGAGTGGGCATGGCTGGCAGTGGCGgaccacaacagcagcagcccaATTTacctcaacagcaacagcagcaacaacacaatcCAGCCGCAGGTGCTGctggcggaggcggaggcaaCAATATGCTGGCAATTTCTCAACCGAATCCGCACAAGGAAATCAACATTGTGCAGCTCTCACGTTTGGGCCAGGAAACAGTGCAGGATATTGCGTCTCGTTTTCAAGAGGTCTTCTCAGCACTAAAGAATATACAGCCTACATCACATCGGGATAATAATACAGAAAAGAAGGTGCAGGAATATTTTCGGACCATAAGATTGCTTTTTAAACGTGTGCGAATCATCTATGAAAAGTGCAATGATGCTGGCATGGACTACATGAATGCCGAAAGCCTGATACCCTACAGGGATGAGCCTGATCCGCGCATAGAGCCCTCACAGTGTGATGAATATCGTAAGGTCCTACAGGAAAATCAGGAACTAATCGAAACAGTTAAGCTGAAAAACCGGCAGTTACGCGAGATTATCGATAGAACACGTATTATTATATGGGAAATTAATACGATGCTGGCAATGCGTCGCTCATAG